A stretch of the Lactuca sativa cultivar Salinas chromosome 9, Lsat_Salinas_v11, whole genome shotgun sequence genome encodes the following:
- the LOC111901587 gene encoding uncharacterized protein LOC111901587 translates to MTKAGIPPRQIFSSLRQKTPNLPAISRTIYNVKKKIRKENLGNRPMINALFEELEEGGFTYDISHNSEEHISRLFIAHPLSIKLVKAFSNIFVMDCTYKTNKYNMSLLDITEKEDEENYAWALRAFKEIIGQGDLREVKEKICLAVEHEFNEIKVKLSSEKLQVPHYCNMPFFRELHSHISHFALKEIYRQYDVAKDGIITLCTGHFMTTMGLPCAHKIKYWQGTTFSLDLIHPHRRIDTLSLNVQNDLHGEGIDRFDELLNELHSTYQRWPLNKKEHALSVITKLVNQSVTVFEPVIQRPKGRPPKSKKEKRNNFHNTRSFKI, encoded by the exons atgaCCAAAGCTGGAATTCCCCCAAGACAAATTTTTTCATCTTTACGTCAAAAAACCCCAAATCTACCGGCCATCTCTAGAACTATATATAATGTGAAGAAAAAAATACGAAAGGAAAATTTAGGGAATCGGCCCATGATCAACGCATTATTTGAGGAGCTTGAAGAAGGTGGTTTTACCTATGATATTTCACATAATTCGGAGGAGCATATATCTCGTTTGTTTATTGCACACCCTTTGTCGATTAAACTGGTCAAAGCCTTTTCTAATATCTTTGTGATGGATTGCACCTACAAAACCAATAAATATAACATGTCACTCCTTGATATCACTG aaaaagaagatgaagaaaattATGCTTGGGCATTACGTGCATTTAAGGAGATTATTGGACAAG GAGATTTGAGGGAAGTGAAAGAGAAAATTTGTCTTGCAGTCGAGCATGAATTTAATGAGATTAAAGTGAAACTCTCAAGTGAGAAACTTCAAGTTCCTCACTATTGCAATATGCCATTTTTTAGAGAGCTTCATTCTCATATTTCTCACTTTGCCTTGAAGGAGATATATAGGCAATATGATGTTGCAAAAGATG GTATTATAACTTTGTGCACCGGTCACTTTATGACAACTATGGGTCTTCCATGTGCTCACAAAATAAAATATTGGCAAGGAACTACTTTTTCGTTGGATTTAATCCACCCTCATCGGAGGATTGACACGTTATCATTAAATGTACAAAATGATTTGCATGGTGAAGGCATCGATCGATTCGATGAGTTGCTTAATGAGTTGCACTCAACGTATCAAAGGTGGCCCTTAAATAAGAAAGAACATGCTCTTTCAGTGATTACAAAACTTGTGAACCAATCTGTCACCGTTTTTGAGCCCGTGATTCAACGACCAAAAGGAAGACCTCCAAAATCAAAAAAAGAAAAGAGGAATAACTTCCACAACACGAGATCCTTCAAGATTTGA
- the LOC111901579 gene encoding rhomboid-like protein 19: MSSPAGANLFTGFTRLCKGLAVVLVSGYIAVQIFPSILTYVALIPARTIPFGWNLLTAGYIEQTVHGVLSSTIGLLFIGKLLEPIWGSREFMKFIFIVNFLTSLCVFITTISLYYVTMQENYLYTPLSGFSGVLSGLLVGVKQIIPDQELSPLKIKAKWLPSLMLLLAILVSLFTLEPATYLPILIFGTYTGWIYLRYFQRKQETGFKGDPSDEFSFSTFFPEFLRPVIDPIASIFHRMLCGRSDASNEARGGYTPGNTTLPGSDPIEATRRRERGARALEERLAAERLIGGTGGGKSKTDEPERDASENV; encoded by the exons ATGAGTTCTCCGGCA GGTGCGAACTTGTTTACGGGATTTACGAGGCTATGTAAAGGGCTTGCGGTAGTACTTGTTAGTGGATACATTGCTGTTCAGATCTTCCCTTCGATCCTTACTTACGTTGCACTAATTCCTGCTAG GACAATTCCTTTTGGTTGGAACCTCTTAACAGCTGGCTACATAGAACAAACAGTACATGGG gtTCTTAGCAGCACAATTGGTCTTCTTTTCATTGGGAAGCTTCTAGAACCCATATGGGGCTCTAGAGAGTTCATGAAGTTCATTTTCATTGTCAATTTCTTGACTTCATTATGTGTGTTCATTACAACAATCTCCTTGTACTATGTAACAATGCAAGAAAATTATCT TTACACGCCTCTTTCTGGCTTCAGCGGGGTACTTTCAGGGCTCTTAGTTGGTGTCAAACAGATAATTCCTGATCAAGAACTATCTCCTTTAAAAATCAAAGCAAAG TGGTTGCCATCGTTGATGTTATTGTTAGCTATTCTTGTTAGTTTGTTTACCTTAGAGCCAGCAACATACCTTCCAATCTTGATATTTGGGACATATACTGGTTGGATTTACCTCAGATACTTTCAAAGAAAACAAGAAACTGGATTTAAGGGTGACCCTAGTGATGAATTTTCCTTTTCTACTTTCTTCCCTGAATTCCTAAG ACCTGTGATTGATCCTATCGCTTCAATATTCCATCGGATGCTTTGTGGAAGATCTGACGCATCCAATGAAGCAAGAGGCGGTTATACACCTGGCAACACCACATTGCCTGGCTCTGATCCCATCGAGGCAACTCGGAGAAG GGAAAGGGGTGCTCGGGCGTTGGAGGAAAGATTGGCGGCGGAGAGGTTGATAGGTGGTACGGGAGGAGGAAAGAGTAAGACGGATGAACCCGAAAGAGATGcatctgaaaatgtttaa
- the LOC111901578 gene encoding F-box protein CPR1 has protein sequence MSESEIQNAHLPNEIIKEILSRLPVKSLLQFRCVSKHWKFEIANTDIIKSHLKHALSSSTQHRILIPSSPLLSLSYNPSPNNIYESTEIHCPFLNPRTHTKIMGSCNGLVCLMDDTRDMIIYNPSTRRHFKPFQLAQQALYFSNRVEFVYGFGCGSGSNPNDMRMIRFPRFARDFKYNKFMEHDKITTSSSSYDFIDTVGTFLNGVLHWLAHRSGNNDDHRLIASFNVSEETFLDICLPNQDSRLPCYVLGVLHGCLSALCNAICYTEVEVWLMEEYGVVDSWKIFVKIPLYTGIENISYMRHLRSLNDDEILLEINLQSFVIYDAKKKMFRHVTSAKELILFGDAVVYVETLLSPEVLCVMH, from the coding sequence ATGTCAGAAAGTGAGATACAAAATGCACATTTACCCAATGAGATTATAAAGGAAATCCTTTCTCGACTCCCTGTGAAATCCTTATTACAATTCAGATGCGTATCAAAACATTGGAAATTTGAAATCGCAAATACCGATATTATCAAATCACACCTTAAACACGCATTATCTTCATCAACCCAACACCGAATCCTCATTCCATCTTCCCCTCTTCTATCGTTAAGCTATAACCCATCACCAAACAACATCTATGAATCAACAGAAATTCATTGTCCATTTTTGAACCCAAGAACTCACACCAAGATTATGGGTTCATGCAATGGTTTGGTATGTTTAATGGATGACACAAGAGACATGATAATCTACAACCCATCAACCAGAAGACATTTCAAGCCCTTTCAATTAGCTCAACAAGCTCTTTATTTCTCAAACCGGGTTGAATTTGTATACGGATTCGGGTGTGGGTCTGGGTCGAACCCGAATGACATGAGAATGATTAGATTTCCTCGATTTGCACGTGACTTTAAATACAATAAATTTATGGAACACGATAAAATTACTACTTCTAGTTCTTCCTATGATTTTATTGATACAGTTGGGACTTTTTTAAATGGTGTTCTTCATTGGTTAGCGCATCGAAGTGGCAATAATGATGATCATAGATTAATAGCTTCATTCAATGTATCTGAAGAGACATTTTTGGACATTTGTTTGCCAAATCAAGATTCAAGACTTCCGTGTTATGTTTTGGGTGTTTTACATGGATGTCTTTCTGCGCTTTGTAATGCTATTTGTTATACAGAAGTTGAGGTATGGTTGATGGAGGAATATGGGGTGGTTGACTCTTGGAAAATATTCGTTAAAATTCCACTTTATACTGGGATTGAGAACATTTCGTATATGAGGCATTTGAGGTCCTTAAATGATGATGAAATTCTTCTTGAGATTAATTTGCAATCGTTTGTGATTTATGATGCTAAGAAGAAGATGTTTAGGCATGTCACGAGTGCTAAAGAATTGATTTTGTTTGGAGATGCTGTGGTTTATGTGGAGACTTTGCTTTCACCTGAAGTCTTGTGTGTGATGCATTAG